In Oncorhynchus clarkii lewisi isolate Uvic-CL-2024 chromosome 16, UVic_Ocla_1.0, whole genome shotgun sequence, one genomic interval encodes:
- the LOC139368694 gene encoding large ribosomal subunit protein eL22: MAPVKKQSTKGSKGGKKKKQVLKFTLDCTHPVEDGIMDAANFEQFLQERIKVNGKAGNLGGGVVSIERSKSKITVSSEVPFSKRYLKYLTKKYLKKNNLRDWLRVVANTKESYELRYFQINQDEEEEEDED, from the exons ATGGCTCCTGTG AAGAAGCAGAGCACCAAGGGGTCCAAGGGTGGCAAGAAGAAGAAGCAGGTCCTGAAGTTCACTCTGGACTGCACCCACCCTGTTGAAGATGGCATCATGGATGCTGCCAACTTT GAGCAGTTCCTCCAGGAGCGCATCAAGGTGAATGGGAAAGCTGGAAACctgggtggtggtgtggtgtctatTGAGAGGAGTAAGAGCAAGATCACAGTTTCCTCCGAAGTCCCCTTCTCCAAAAG ATATCTGAAATATCTGACCAAGAAGTACTTGAAGAAAAACAATCTTCGCGACTGGCTGCGTGTTGTGGCCAATACCAAGGAGAGCTACGAGCTGCGTTACTTCCAGATCAAccaggatgaggaggaagaggaagatgaggattAA
- the LOC139368695 gene encoding protein-S-isoprenylcysteine O-methyltransferase-like: protein MAGKLVLEGKISIISFLLGLGVVIIPLIRTFAGHLDWVFDYLTGVRGKIAIAVYIAVINGFLLIIYKGPLYKVAVRACFLGFTFGCGLIISFSQTTWTHFGWYMCSLSFFHYSEYLVTAIINPHSLSLDSFLLNHSVEYTVAAVSSWVEFTIEKLTVPELKQLSWLSLVGLVMVLCGDFLRKSAMLTAGSNFNHIVQNEKAQSHVLVTDGVYAFFRHPSYVGWFYWSIGTQVMLCNPVCIAGYTMASWRFFRERIEEEELSLIHFFAEDYLEYKKKVGTGLPFISGIRINSS from the exons ATGGCAGGCAAGTTGGTGTTAGAGGGGAAAATAAGTATTATAAGCTTTCTTTTAGGACTGGGTGTTGTTATAATTCCCCTTATTAGAACATTCGCTGGACATCTTGACTGGGTATTCGACTATCTCACTGGAGTGAGGGGGAAAATAGCTATTGCTGTGTACATCGCTGTTATTAATGGCTTCTTGCTTATCATATACAAGGGACCTCTATATAAG GTTGCTGTGCGAGCCTGCTTCCTTGGCTTTACTTTTGGGTGTGGCTTGATCATAAGCTTTTCCCAAACCACATGGACACACTTTGGCTG GTACATGTGCTCCTTGTCTTTCTTCCACTACTCCGAGTACCTGGTGACAGCCATCATTAACCCCCACAGCCTGTCTCTGGACTCATTCCTTCTCAACCACAGTGTGGAGTACACCGTGGCTGCTGTGTCCTCATGGGTGGAGTTCACCATAGAGAAGCTCACTGTCCCAG AGCTGAAACAGCTGAGCTGGCTCAGCCTGGTGGGCCTGGTGATGGTGCTGTGTGGGGACTTCCTGCGTAAGTCTGCCATGCTGACAGCCGGCTCCAACTTCAACCACATCGTCCAGAACGAGAAGGCCCAGAGCCACGTGCTGGTCACGGATGGAGTCTATGCCTTCTTCAGACACCCCTCCTACGTGGGATGGTTCTACTGGAGCATTGGCACACAG GTGATGCTGTGCAACCCTGTCTGCATCGCTGGCTATACCATGGCAAGCTGGCGCTTCTTCCGTGAACGGATTGAGGAGGAGGAGCTTTCTCTCATCCATTTCTTTGCAGAGGACTACCTGGAGTACAAAAAGAAGGTGGGCACCGGCCTGCCGTTTATTTCGGGCATCCGCATCAACAGCTCCTAG
- the LOC139367699 gene encoding transcription factor HES-5-like translates to MIRQMTNPKQHLSLTKIRKPVVEKMRRDRINTSIEQLKSLLGPEFLRQQPDSKQEKADILEMTVYFLSRQQQAGSSSTAAANEGYSRCVQDAVSFLSQCEVKTQSYSSLLSHFQSLQTSSQHSQAPWSFSPPGSPVHQATTKGVMSPVSHPLWRPW, encoded by the exons ATGATTAGACAGATGACTAACCCTAAGCAGCACCTCTCACTTACTAAG ATAAGGAAGCCAGTCGTGGAGAAGATGCGTAGGGATCGCATCAACACCAGCATCGAGCAGCTCAAGTCCCTCCTGGGTCCCGAGTTCCTCCGCCAGCAGCCCGACTCCAAGCAAGAGAAGGCCGACATCTTGGAGATGACTGTCTATTTCCTGAGCCGCCAGCAGCAGGCAGGAAGTTCCTCCACTGCAGCAGCCAATGAGGGCTACTCTCGCTGTGTGCAGGACGCTGTCAGCTTCCTGTCTCAGTGTGAGGTGAAGACACAGTCCTACAGCTCGCTGCTGAGCCACTTCCAGAGCCTGCAGACATCCAGCCAACACAGTCAGGCTCCCTGGTCCTTCTCCCCGCCGGGCTCCCCAGTCCACCAGGCCACCACCAAGGGTGTGATGAGCCCCGTCTCCCATCCACTCTGGAGGCCCTGGTAG
- the LOC139367700 gene encoding transcription factor HES-5-like — protein MAPCLTSSFHHLKFAEKDIKTRKPIVEKMRRDRINGCIEQLKLILEKEFHKEDPNTKLEKADILEMTVRFLRQQQQPAPSQRDYSEGYSQCWRESLQFLSGSPKRDTTTTSAGPLQGLQQQLSSQAQISCSSPMGRSTSPVSSIFRATAKLQDKGVKGPVWRPW, from the exons ATGGCTCCCTGCTTAACTTCCTCTTTCCACCATCTGAAGTTTGCAGAAAAAGACATTAAG ACAAGGAAACCCATCGTGGAGAAGATGCGTCGAGATCGCATTAACGGCTGCATAGAGCAGCTCAAGCTCATCCTGGAGAAGGAGTTCCACAAAGAGGACCCCAATACCAAGCTGGAGAAAGCCGACATCCTGGAGATGACCGTGAGATTcctgaggcagcagcagcagccggcTCCATCTCAGAGGGACTACAGCGAGGGTTACTCACAGTGCTGGAGGGAGTCTCTGCAGTTCCTCTCTGGAAGCCCcaagagagacaccaccacaacctccGCTGGACCTCTTCAGGGGCTCCAACAGCAGCTCTCCTCCCAGGCCCAGATATCCTGCAGCAGCCCGATGGGCCGCTCCACTTCCCCAGTCTCCTCCATCTTCCGTGCCACCGCCAAGCTCCAGGACAAAGGAGTTAAAGGTCCAGTTTGGAGGCCCTGGTAG
- the LOC139367344 gene encoding taste receptor type 1 member 1-like, producing the protein LYFYYFIRWLVLILSGHQLTEGTGLQLPGDYSISGLFPLHKLAPSSSNLPDMGACKEGKFNKHGYHLIQAMRFALEEINNGTKNQHLLPGVSLGYQAYDTCNQPASVLATLAMLAQQYQRTLGNNTGGDQRAVAVIGPDSSSYTFTPAAVLGSYLVPQISYEASNEMLSNKLLYPAFFRTIPSDKNQVDAMVQLLVRFNWTWIVLLGSDDSYGLQGIESLSLQAAHFDICIAYQGVIPELTSANNQTMRNIVKNILKTKVNTIVVFSSKTKVSQFFPFVIEQGVTGKVWIGTEDWSVTTLVSGIPGIHTIGTVLGISIKYTAITGFEEFESHAVPKLLSGTSNGMMDLSVECLQNTDLSSMAAENLSLGGYDIKSSYNVYKAVYAVAHALHQALGCGLDECQKSEVLPWQLLPLLKQVRFSVGNSSIYFNENGDPPTGYDIVNWIWRGTEWSLREVGSYTADPTDLTVDPAQIEWGSDDGYTGKEVPPSICSPECPKGHRKLQTGQHKCCFDCLACAAHNFLNKTGSTRCQKCELYQWSPAESEVCLDRTVLVLAWDGPLSIALLLLLALTLLITLGTGVIFLLNLGTPVVKSAGGHTCLVMLLALTVAAASALCHFGLPSQTDCLLKQPLFVFSFTVCLACVTVRSFQVVCIFKLSSKLPRAYDTWAKNHGPEVTVLVVSMTVLLISVLRVTLNPPYPSQDVDFYSDSIVTECSNTLSSWAMIELAYVSLLSTLCFSFSYMGKDLPANYNEAKCITFSLMIYMISWISFFTIYFVSRGEFAMAMHVLAIVSSVLGILGGYFMPKVYIMVLRPQMNTTAHFQNCIQIYTMNKD; encoded by the exons GCTGGTTGGTACTGATCCTGTCTGGCCACCAGCTGACTGAGGGAACCGGTCTGCAGCTTCCAGGGGACTACTCCATCTCTGGTCTCTTTCCCCTACACAAGTTGGCCCCCTCCAGCTCCAACCTACCAGACATGGGAGCCTGTAAAGA AGGCAAATTTAATAAACATGGCTATCATTTGATACAAGCCATGAGATTCGCTTTGGAGGAGATCAACAACGGTACCAAAAACCAGCATCTTCTCCCAGGGGTATCACTGGGTTACCAGGCGTATGACACCTGCAATCAACCAGCCAGTGTGCTGGCCACTCTGGCCATGCTGGCCCAACAGTACCAGAGAACTTTAGGGAACAACACAGGTGGTGACCAGAGGGCAGTGGCAGTGATCGGGCCTGATAGTAGCAGTTACACCTTCACCCCTGCTGCAGTGCTGGGCTCTTATCTAGTGCCACAG ATCTCCTATGAAGCCTCTAATGAGATGCTGAGTAACAAGCTCCTCTACCCAGCCTTCTTCCGCACCATCCCCAGTGACAAGAACCAGGTGGACGCCATGGTCCAGCTGCTGGTGCGTTTTAACTGGACCTGGATCGTTCTACTGGGCAGCGACGACTCCTACGGCCTCCAGGGCATAGAGAGTCTCTCCCTTCAGGCTGCTCACTTTGACATCTGCATCGCCTACCAAGGGGTCATCCCCGAACTCACCTCCGCCAACAACCAGACCATGAGGAACATAGTCAAGAACATTTTGAAGACCAAGGTCAACACTATTGTCGTGTTCTCCAGCAAGACCAAAGTCAGTCAGTTCTTCCCGTTTGTCATAGAGCAGGGTGTAACTGGTAAGGTGTGGATAGGGACAGAGGACTGGTCAGTCACCACTCTAGTGTCGGGAATACCAGGTATTCACACCATTGGGACTGTACTAGGCATCTCCATCAAATACACAGCAATAACTGGGTTTGAGGAGTTCGAAAGCCATGCTGTTCCAAAGTTACTTAGTGGCACCTCCAATGGCATGATGGACCTGAGTGTTGAATGTTTGCAAAATACGGACCTCTCCAGCATGGCAGCAGAAAACTTATCTTTGGGGGGCTATGACATCAAATCCTCTTATAATGTTTACAAGGCTGTATATGCTGTGGCACATGCACTGCATCAAGCACTTGGTTGTGGCTTGGATGAATGCCAAAAGTCTGAAGTGCTACCTTGGCAG CTTCTGCCACTGTTAAAGCAGGTGAGATTCTCTGTTGGGAACTCCTCTATTTACTTTAATGAGAACGGAGACCCGCCCACAGGATATGACATCGTGAACTGGATTTGGAGGGGAACAGAGTGGTCTCTCCGTGAGGTGGGCTCTTATACTGCAGACCCCACTGACCTCACAGTGGACCCTGCTCAAATTGAATGGGGTAGTGACGACGGATACACAGGAAAA GAGGTGCCTCCGTCGATATGCTCCCCAGAATGCCCCAAAGGACACAGGAAGCTGCAGACGGGACAACACAAGTGCTGCTTCGACTGCCTGGCCTGTGCTGCTCACAATTTCCTCAACAAGACTG GATCCACCCGGTGCCAGAAGTGTGAGCTTTACCAGTGGTCCCCAGCGGAGAGCGAGGTGTGTCTGGATCGGACGGTCCTAGTGCTGGCCTGGGACGGTCCCCTGTCTATCGCCCTGCTACTCCTCCTGGCTCTGACCTTGCTCATAACCCTGGGGACAGGGGTCATCTTCCTCCTCAACCTGGGCACCCCTGTGGTCAAGTCGGCCGGCGGGCACACCTGCCTGGTGATGCTTCTAGCCCTAACCGTCGCGGCTGCCAGTGCCCTGTGTCACTTTGGCCTCCCGTCTCAGACTGACTGCCTTCTCAAGCAGCCTCTCTTCGTCTTCAGCTTCACTGTGTGTCTGGCTTGTGTCACCGTCCGTTCCTTCCAGGTAGTGTGCATCTTTAAGCTGTCCTCCAAGCTTCCTCGGGCCTATGATACCTGGGCTAAGAACCATGGGCCTGAAGTCACCGTCCTCGTTGTTTCCATGACAGTTTTGTTGATCTCTGTGCTCCGTGTTACTTTAAACCCCCCGTACCCCTCCCAGGACGTGGACTTCTACTCCGACAGCATTGTCACGGAGTGTAGTAACACCCTCTCCTCTTGGGCCATGATAGAGCTAGCCTACGTCTCTCTGCTCAGCACGCTCTGCTTCTCCTTCAGTTACATGGGAAAAGACCTGCCAGCCAACTACAACGAGGCCAAGTGTATCACCTTTAGTCTCATGATATACATGATCTCCTGGATCAGCTTCTTCACCATATATTTTGTTAGCAGGGGGGAATTTGCCATGGCCATGCATGTGCTGGCCATAGTGTCCAGTGTGCTCGGTATACTCGGTGGTTATTTCATGCCCAAGGTCTACATCATGGTGCTGAGGCCCCAAATGAACACAACGGCCCATTTCCAAAACTGTATTCAGATTTATACCATGAACAAAGACTGA